Proteins from a genomic interval of Haemorhous mexicanus isolate bHaeMex1 chromosome Z, bHaeMex1.pri, whole genome shotgun sequence:
- the PELO gene encoding protein pelota homolog — MKLVRKDLEKDNAGQVTLIPEEPEDMWHTYNLLQVGDSLRASTIRKVQTESSTGSVGSNRIRTTLTLCVETIDFDSQACQLRVKGTNIQENEYVKMGAYHTIELEPNRQFTLAKKQWDSVVLERIEQACDPAWSADVAAVVMQEGLAHVCLVTPSMTLTRAKVEVNIPRKRKGNCSQHDRALERFYEQVVQAIQRHINFEVVKCVLVASPGFVREQFCDYMFQQAVKTDNKLLLENRSKFLQVHSSSGHKYALKEALCDPAVTSRLSDTKAAGEVKALDDFYKMLQHEPDRAFYGLKHVEKANEAMAIDTLLISDELFRHQDVATRARYVKLVDSVRENMGTVRIFSSLHVSGEQLGQLTGVAAILRFPVAELSDQEDESSSEED, encoded by the exons ATGAAGCTGGTGAGGAAGGACCTGGAGAAAGATAATGCGGGGCAGGTGACGCTGATCCCCGAGGAGCCTGAGGACATGTGGCACACCTACAACCTGCTGCAGGTGGGCGACAGCCTGCGCGCCTCCACCATCCGCAAGGTTCAGACCGAATCGTCCAcgggcagcgtgggcagcaaCCGCATCCGCACCACCCTCACCCTCTGCGTGGAGACGATCGACTTCGACTCACAGGCCTGCCAGCTGCGGGTCAAGGGCACGAACATCCAAGAGAACGAGTATGTGAAGATGGGCGCCTACCACACCATCGAGCTGGAGCCCAACCGTCAGTTCACCCTGGCGAAGAAGCAGTGGGACAGCGTGGTGCTGGAGCGCATCGAGCAGGCCTGCGACCCGGCCTGGAGCGCCGATGTGGCGGCCGTGGTCATGCAGGAGGGCTTGGCTCACGTCTGCCTGGTCACCCCGAGCATGACGCTTACCCGTGCCAAGGTGGAGGTGAACATCCCCCGCAAGCGGAAAGGGAACTGCAGTCAGCACGACCGGGCGCTGGAGAGGTTTTACGAGCAGGTGGTGCAAGCCATCCAGAGGCATATCAACTTTGAGGTGGTGAAGTGTGTACTGGTGGCTAGCCCAGGCTTTGTGCGGGAGCAGTTTTGTGACTACATGTTCCAGCAGGCAGTCAAGACTGACAACAAACTTCTGCTGGAGAACAGGTCCAAGTTCCTACAG GTCCACTCTTCCTCAGGACATAAATACGCACTGAAGGAAGCACTCTGCGACCCAGCTGTAACTAGCCGTCTTTCTGACACTAAGGCAGCTGGTGAGGTCAAAGCCTTAGATGACTTCTATAAAATGCTGCAGCATGAGCCTGACCGGGCTTTTTATGGCCTGAAGCATGTGGAGAAGGCCAACGAAGCCATGGCCATTGACACCCTGCTGATCAGTGATGAGCTTTTTCGGCACCAGGATGTGGCTACACGTGCCCGATATGTTAAATTGGTAGATAGCGTACGGGAGAACATGGGCACAGTACGCATTTTCTCCAGCCTCCATGTgtctggagagcagctgggcCAGCTGACAGGGGTGGCAGCTATCCTGCGCTTTCCTGTTGCTGAGCTCTCTGACCAGGAAGATGAATCTAGCTCTGAGGAGGATTGA